A single region of the Cynocephalus volans isolate mCynVol1 chromosome 12, mCynVol1.pri, whole genome shotgun sequence genome encodes:
- the LOC134360372 gene encoding olfactory receptor 2G3-like, producing the protein MGLIKVNFTVTEFVFLELSSEPNMQLILFIIFLFFYLLMVAGNIIIIIIIQIEPRLQTPMYFFLTNLSFLDICYTSTNVPQMLSNTVRKRKTIPFSSCATQMYFSLSFGMIECVLLVVLAYDRYIAICHPLHYTLIMDKSTCVQLAAISWSSSFLSSMVINVLTLSLPYCGPNIQNHFFCEVPSVLRLACTDTSLMELVVFIFSIIIVFVPFLLIVVSYAQILQSVLSMRPASGRYKALSSCASHLTVVALFYGTAIFMYMRPQSKSSQAGDKIIAVFYTVITPMFNPLIYSLRNQDVKGALRRAIARQRT; encoded by the coding sequence ATGGGTTTGATAAAAGTAAACTTCACTGTCACTGAATTTGTGTTCCTGGAGCTCTCATCTGAGCCAAACATGCagctcattctttttattatatttttgttcttctaCTTATTAATGGTGGCTGGaaacattatcatcatcattattatccaGATAGAACCTCGTCTCCAAACTCCCATGTACTTCTTTCTCACTAATTTATCCTTTCTGGACATTTGCTACACATCCACCAATGTCCCACAAATGCTTTCCAACACTGTGCGTAAGAGGAAGACTATCCCATTCTCCAGCTGTGCCACTCAGATGTACTTCTCCCTCTCCTTTGGGATGATTGAATGTGTTCTCCTTGTTGTCCTGGCTTATGACAGATATATAGCCATTTGTCATCCTCTTCATTATACTCTCATTATGGACAAAAGCACCTGTGTCCAACTGGCAGCTATTTCTTGGTCCAGTAGCTTCCTGAGTTCCATGGTTATCAATGTCCTTACCTTGAGTTTGCCATACTGTGGGCCCAATATCCAAAATCACTTTTTCTGTGAGGTACCTTCTGTTCTGAGGCTGGCTTGCACCGACACCTCACTCATGGAGCTGGTCGTTTTTATCTTCAGTATCATCATTGTCTTCGtcccttttctcctcattgtTGTTTCCTATGCCCAGATCCTTCAGTCTGTTCTCAGTATGCGGCCAGCCTCTGGGAGGTACAAGGCACTGTCCTCGTGTGCCTCTCATCTGACAGTGGTGGCCTTATTCTATGGAACTGCCATCTTCATGTACATGAGACCCCAGTCGAAGTCCTCCCAGGCTGGGGACAAGATCATTGCAGTGTTCTACACTGTCATCACCCCCATGTTCAACCCCTTAATCTACAGCCTAAGGAACCAAGATGTGAAAGGAGCTTTAAGGAGAGCTATTGCAAGACAGAGGACGTGA